The genomic interval GGTGGGCGACGCCCCAGGAGGCGGGAAGCGACGACGTCCGCGCCCGGCTGACCGCCGACGGCGTCCGCTTCACGGCCACCGGGGCCGCCGACCCTGTCCAGCGGCTCACCGCCGACGACCTCGCCGCGCTGCTCGCCGGCACGGACGATGACCGGGCGGACGGCGGGGACACCGCTCAGAACGGAACCGCGGGAGCTCCGGGTGAGGAGACCCGCGCCGAACGGTTCTTCCGCCAGCTCGCCGCCGACGACTCCCCTGAGACGGTCGAAGCGGTCCGCGCGCTCTTCACCCACTGGGAGTCACTGGGCGGCTGGATCGGCCACGGCGCCGGACACGTCACCACGAGTGCGTACCTCATGCTCGGCGAGGCGGGCGGCCCCGGGCGCGGCATCTGGCCGATGACGCTCTACCCCGGTGCCGGGCGCGGGGGCACGGCGGAGGTGGTGTTCCAGTACATGGCCGCACGGGAGCCGTTCACCGACCGCGCGCTGCGCGCCGAACTCCTGGCCCGCCTCAACGCCCTGGACGGTGTCGACATCCCGGAGGGCAAGCTGGAGCTGCGCCCCAACATCCGGCTGTCCCTACTGGAGAAGGAGCGCAACCGGGAGCTGCTCAGCGAGACGCTGACGTGGTTCCGGGACCGCTGGGAGAGCCAGGACTCGTCCTGAGCGGTGCCCGCCGGGCGCATTCCGCCCCTGCCGTCTTGCCGCCCGGCGGGCACAGCTCGCAACCCCAGGCGTCGGCGAGCGAGGCGACCAGGAGCAGGCTCCGTCCGGACTCGCCGTCAGCGTCGGTGGCGGAAGTCGGCACGGGCCGGCGCTCGCCCCCGCGCGTCGGTGACCTTGATACGCGGGATGGGGGCAGAGTGAGGGCCAGGCGTGCGTTCCCGCCTCTCACCCGGCCGTGCAGGGCCGCGTTCGCGGTCAGTTCGACGATATCGCGGCGGCCCCCGGCTCGCGTTCACGCGGAGCGCGTGGTCCGGGTTCGTCGCGGGCCTGGGGCGGGACCGGGCCTGACCCGCCGTGCCGGGACCGTGCAGTACGGGACGCTCGTCCGCCCGCGTCGGCACGGCTGATGCGGGCGGACGAGCGTCGCCCGTGCACGACACCCGTCGTTTTCTTCGGCGGACGTGATGATGTCGCGAGCAGGGTCTGGCCTGGCCAGTTCCCCCTAGGCGTGCTCGCCCGTCACCGGGGCGCCGGAACGTACGGCTGCGGCTCGTCCGGGGCGGCGGAGCGCAGTCCCGTCCAGCTCCACCACAGCGCGGCGTAGCGCCCGCCCGCCGCGAGCAGTTCGTCGTGCGTTCCGCTCTCCACCACGGCGCCCTGGTCGAGCACCAGGATCCGGTCGGCGCGTTCGGCCTGGGTGAGCCGGTGCGCGACCAGCAGCGTGGTCCGGCCGCGGGTCGCCGCCTCGGCGGCCTCCTCCAGCACCCGGGCGCCCGCGCTGCCCGCCTCGGCCGTCGCCTCGTCCAGCACCGCCACCGGCGGGTCGGCCAACGCCAGCCTGGCCAGGGCGACGTGACCCGCCTGGGCGGCGGTCAGCGGGTGCGCGCCCTCGCCGACGCGGGTGGCCGGACCGTCCGGCAGCGCACGCGCCCAGCCGAGGGCGCCCACCGCGTCGAGCGCGGCCAGCACCGCCTCGTCGTCGGCCTCGGGGCGGCCGAGTCGCACGTTGTCGAGGAGGGTGCCGTGGAAGACGTGCAACTCCTGGCTGAGCAGGGCCACATGGCGGCCCAGCCGGCTCTCCCCGATCCGGTCCAGGCGCGCCCCGCCCAGCCGTACGGTGCCGGCCGTGGGCTTCAGCACGCCGGCGATGACGGAGGCGAGCGTGGTCTTGCCCGCGCCGCTGGCGCCGACCAGCGCCACCCGCTCGCCGGGGGCGACCGTCAGCGTGACGTCCCGCAGCACGGTCCGGTCGTCGTACGCGTGGGTGACGCCGCGCAGTTCGAGGCTCGCGTCGGCCGGCGTCTCGGGGACCTCGGGCTCGGGCGGCGGGCTCATGGTGGCGATCCCGGCGAGCCGTGCCAGGCTCGCCCCGGCTTCCTGGACGTCGTCGAACTGCATGACGAGGAAGCCGATCGGGTTGAACAGCCGGTGGAAGTAGAGCGTCGCGGCCGTCACCGCGCCCACGGTCACCGCGTCGGCCCGCACCAGCAGGAAACCGGTGACGAGGACGGCGGTGAGCCCGATCAGCTCGGCGAGGTTGAGCCGCGAGCCGAACCGGGTGAACAGCCGGAACACGGTGAGGGACACGTCGCGCGCCTCGGCCGACCGCTCGTCCACCCGCGCCACGTGCTCGGCCTCCCGCCGGTGGGCGAGCACGGTGGACGCGCCGTTCAGGGAGGCCGCCATCGCCTGGGTGCGCGCGCCGGTCGCCACGCGCTGCTCGGCGTAGAGGGGGCCGGAGCGCGGCAGGTACCAGCGCAGCGCGAGCACGTACACGGGGGCCGCCGCGAGTCCGGCGAGGCCGAGCCGCCAGTCCAGGGCGAACAGTCCGGCGCCGGTGAGGGCCACGGTGAACAGGGCGCTCACCAGCTGCGGCACGACGGCGGAGACGGCGGCGGTGACGACGGCGACGTCGTCACCCGTGCGGGAGAGCAGGTCGCCGGTGCCGGCCCGCTCCAGGACCGCGGAGGGGAGGTGGAGCGCGCGGTCGAGCACGCGGGCGCGGATGCGGGCCAGGACCGTCTCGCCCAGCCGGGCCACCAGGGCGGCGCCGAGTCCGGTGAGCACCCCGGCGGCGACGGCGGCGGCCACCAGGGTGACGACCACGGACAGCAGGCTGTCGGTGCCGGCGCCGGCCCGTACGTCGTCGACGAGGCCGCCGAGCACCCAGGGGGCGACGAGCCCGGTGGTGCCGGCCAGCAGCGTCACCGCCACGGCGGCCGCCGTGAGCCGCCGGTGCCCGGCCAGTTCGGCGCGGAGCAGCGCCCAGGTGCGGCGGGGGGAGGCGATGGGCAGCAGGTCCTGCCGGGGGCCGCCGGGGGTCGCCGCGGCCGGGGGCGCGTCCTGCTGTCCGGGCCGTGCCACGTCGTCCGTCCGCTCGTTCATCGCAGGACCGCCTTCCGGTACGCCGGGTCCGACGCGGCGAGTTCGCTGTGGGTGCCGGTGCGCACGGCGCGTCCGCCCTCGACCACGACCACCCGGTCGGCGCGCGCCAGCAGCGCGGGGCTGCTGGTGACCACGACGGTGCAGTGTCCGCGGCGCCGGTCGGCGAGCCCCTGGGCCATCGCCTCCTCCGTCACCGCGTCGACGGCCGTGGTCGGGTCGTGCAGCACGAGCACGGGAGGCGACGCCAGCAGCGCGCGGGCCACGCCGAGGCGCTGCCGTTGCCCGCCGGAGAGCGAGCCGCCGCGTTCGGTGACGCGGTGGCCGAGGCCGGCCGGGTGCTGGGCGACGATGTCGTCGGCCGCGGCGGCGGTCACCGCGGCGGCGACCGCCTCGTCGTCGTGGTCCGCGCCCGCCGTGAGGTTGTCCCGCAGGGTGCCCTCGAACAGGGCGACGTCGTGCTCTTCGACGAGCACCGTGCGCCGCCGCGCGTCGAGGGTGAGGTCCGCAGCGGGCACACCGCCGGTCAGGACCTCTCCCCCGTGCCCGGCCGCGCGGCCGGAGATCACCGCGAGCAACGCGTCGGCGTCGCGCGGGTCGTGGGCGACGACGGCGGTGAGCTGTCCGTGCGGGGCGTGCAGGTCGAGGCCGTCCAGGGTGCGGTGGGTGACGCCGCGCAGCGTCAGGTCGGCCTGTCCGGGCGCCTGGTCGCGGGTGCCCGGAACGGTCAGCGGCGGGGCGTCCACGGCGCCGGCCCAGCGGCGGGCGGAGGCCCTCGCCTGTGCCAGGAGCTGCCCGCAGAAGCCGAGGGTGTTCAGCGGCTCGGCGATGAACTGGGCGAGGCCGACGACCGTCACGAGCTGTCCGACCGTCAGGCGTCCGTCGAGCGCCGACCAGCCGGCGAACCCGGCGACCGCGGCGAGGAACAGTCCGCTGCTCGTCGTCGTCACGCCCCGGTGCAGCCCGGTGGTGGTGGCGGTGCGCAGGCCCGCCTCCAGCGCTTCCTCGCCCGTCGCCCGGTAGCGGTCGGAGGCGGCGCCGCGGGCCCCGATGCCGCGCAGGGTGCGCAGCCCGCCGAGCAGGTCGGCGGCCAGGGCCGTGACGCGTCCCGTGGCCTCCTGGAGCGCGGCGCTGTGCCGGGTGAGACGGGGTCCGACCCAGCCGTTGAGCAGGACCGAGAACGTCACGCCCGCCAGCACGCCGAGGCCGAGGGGCACGTCGATGAGGAGCAGGGCCACGGACGACACGGCGATGGCGGCGAACGCGGCGAACGCGAAGGACACCGCGTGGATGATCAGCGCGGTCCGCTGCGCGTCCGACGAGGCGATGGCGAGGAGTTCGCCGGTCCGCAGGTCCGTACGGCGGCCGCGCGGGTCCAGGGCGGCGCGGGTCACGTCGACGCGCAGCAGGTGCGCCTCCCGTTCCAGCGCGGTCATGCCCTGCCGGGCGCCGAGGCGGTACGCGTAGGCGAGGACGGTGAAGAGCACCGTCAGACCGGCGACGGACCAGAGCAGCGCCGTGACGTCGCCGGTGGCCACGGCACGGTCGATGACCAGGCCGATGGCGATCGGGACGGTGGCCTCCGCGGCCTGGTGCAGCGCCAGCAGCAGCCAGCCGGCCATGAGCCGCCCGCGGTGGCGCCGCAGTGCCGCGGCGAACACCGCCCGGGGCGTGCGGGGCTGGGGCGGGCTGCCGGGCATGCGTGAGTCCTTCGGAGCGGCGACACCGCACGGGCGCGCAGGTTAGGTCAGCCGAACCTTACCAACGCCGTCCGGCCGTGGATCAGCCCCGGTCCCGCTTCCCCCGCGCGATCTCGGGCAGGACCGCCTCGGCGATGTCGAGGAGGGCCCTGTCGTCCGGGAGCGCCCCGGTCTCGCTCCACACGGTGAAGCCGTAGGAGCCGCCCCGGTCCTCGCCGTCGAGCGCCACGGTCAGCGTCCGGGCCAGGGGTCCCTGCCCCACGGGGCCGCCGGAGCCGCCGCCGCTCCCCAGGTCGAACTGGATCCTCATCATGTGGTCCGAGGTGAACAGCGCGGGTCGCCCCAGCACCGTGAGCTTCCTGAGGTCCGGGGCGTTCCGGTACGTCGTCAGGTTCGCGTACTGGGCGACCGTCAGCTCGTCGTACGTGGCCGACAGCTCCACGGTGTACGTGTCGAACTCGACCCTCGCCTCGGGCCGGGCGACCTTCCCGTCGGTCAGGGGGGCGGTGGCGTCGGTGCCGGAGGCGTAGGTCGCGGTCTCGGTGGGGGTGCCGAGGAGTTCGGGCAGCTCGGGCCGGTTGAGCGCCCGGCACAGGTCCTCGCCGGTCACGGCGTCGGACGTGGCCCGGTGGGCGGTCGGCGGCTTCCCGTCCTCGTCGCCGCTCCAGCACGTGGCGGCCCGAGAGGCCCCCGTGGCGCCGGATTCCGGGAGCCGGCCCTCGATCCACAGGACGCCTCCGATCACCGCGAAGAGGCCGATGGCCAGGGCGGCCTGAGCGAAGGCGTTGGGCTCCTTCCCGGGAGGACGCCGTACCGCCGGGGCGACGGGCGCCGTCACCGCGGCCACCGGAGGGGCCGGGCGCCGGCGGGCGCGCAGCGCGTGCACGACCACGCGCACGCGCACCACCGCCACCAGCAGGAACGCCGCGCCGATGACGGCCGGCGCCCATCCCTCGCCGTCGACGAGAGCCATGTGGAGGATGCGTACGCCGAACACCGTCCCGACCAGGATGACCAGCGGCTCGCGGATCCAGAAGGGGAGGAGACGGACGAGGAGACCGAGCATCCGGTGATCTCATCAGGAGCAAGATCACAAGGACTGTGGTGGAAGCCACAGTTCCGGCCCGGTACCCGATTGTGATGAAACGGAGGAGGCCGCCCGGGCGTGGGGGCCGGCTCGGCGCAGCGTTGACGATGGTCACGTCGCGGGTGCGGACCGGGAGGACGGGACGTCGCCGCCCGCCGTACCCGCGACGAGGAGCCGGCGTCCGGTGACGACCCGGTCGCCGTACTCGACGCGGGCCCCGGTGCGGCGGACGAAGTCGCCCGGGGGGCGCACCGGGTCGTCGGCGGCCGCGGAGCGGCGCTCGCTGCAGCGGGTGAAGGACGTGCCGGGTCCGCTCCCCGCTCCAGGACGACGTAGTCGCGTCCCTCCTGTCCCAGGGGCGTCCTCGGCGGACCACGAGGGGCTCGCCGTGCGGCCGGGCACGGGGCGCCGGGACCCGGCGTGTGCGGTCGGCCTCGTTCGCCCCGGATCTTGCATGACTGGCGCTGATCGGGGCAAACGGTCCGCCTGGAACAGGGGAGGACGCCATGACGATGACGGAGCAGCCGGCCAAGCCGATGGAGAAGCAGAGCACCTGCTGCGCGCGCCACGACGCCCACGCCTCGTGGCCCGGTGACGAGCCGCCGGAGTCGGCGCGTGAGCGGGTGAACCGCCGCTGGAACGAGGTGCTGCAGGAGACGCGTGTCACGCAGACGGGTGTGCAGATCCTCTTCGGCTTCCTGCTCAGCGTGGCCTTCACCCCGCTGTTCCGTGAACTGGAGACGCTGGACCGGGTCATCTACGTCATGACCGTGGTGTTCGGCGCGTCCGCCACCGGCTCGCTGATCGCGCCGGTGTCCATCCACCGTTTCCTGTCCGGGCAACGGATGAAGGACGAAGTGGTGGAGATGGCCGGGCGGTTGATGGTGTGCGGGATGGTGCTGCTCGCGCTCACCATCGGCTGCACGCTGCTGCTGATCCTGCGGTTCGTCGTGCCGGGCGTGCTCGCCGAGGTGCTGGTGGGCGGGGTCATGCTGTGGTTCGCGCTGTGCTGGTACGTGCTGCCGCTCCGGCTGCGCCGCCGTGCCGCCCGCCGCGCGCGGCGCGACCGGACGTGACGGCTGACCGGCCGGCGGTCGCCGTCCCTCGGAAGGACGGCGCGTACGAGCCGGGAACGGTCGTGGCGGCGGTCGCCCGAGAGTGAGGTGCGGGAGGAACGGGCCGTCCGGGAACGGGAGTTCCCGGACGGCCCGTCGCGCTTTCCGGGACGGCGCACGCCGCGATCGTGTGTCGCGGTACGACTGGGCACGGACACAGGTGACCGTGCTCGGGTGGCCGCTGGACCCTGCCGAGCCGCGTCCCCGGGCGAAAGGGCCGCGCTGACATGACCGCCGAACGTGAGATCACCTCCCCCGTCGACCTGTGCCTCCCCGACGGGCGGCTCGATCCGGAGGCGGTCGGCTGGACCCGGCGGCCGCTGCACCGGGCGAACCTGCGCGGGTGGGGGCGCGTCAAGCGCTGGGAGTACTGGGGCATCGTCACGCCGTCGCACATCGTCGGCCTGGTCGCCTCCTCCCTCGACTACGCCGGCACGCACGGCGTGTACGTGCTGGACCGGGCCACCGGCCGCGAACTGGCCGGGGACGCGGTGACGCCGCTGGCGCGGGGCGTGCGCATGCCGGACCGCAGCGGGACGGGGACCGCGTCCGCGCGGGGCGGCGGGGTGACGCTGGAGTTCGTCCAGCACGCGGAGGGCACCACGATCAGCGCGGCCGCCCCCGGTGTCCGGCTGGAGGCCGAGGCGCCGCTGGAGCCGGGGCACGAGTCGCTGGGCGTGGTCGTGCCGTGGAGCGAGCGCCGCTTCCAGTACACGCTGAAGGACCTCGGCCGTCCCGTCCACGGCCGTCTGACGCTCGGCTCGCGGGAGGTCGCGTTCGACGCGTCCGGCTCCTTCGCCGTCCTCGACCACGGTCGCGGCAAGTGGCCGTACTCCATGACGTGGAACTGGGCGGCGGGCTGCGCGCCGGGGCGGGCGGTCCAGCTCGGCGGCCGGTGGACCGACGGCACGGGTGCGACGGAGAACGCCCTGTTCGTCGACGGCCGCCTGCACAAGATCGGCGATGAACTCGTCTGGGAGTACGACCGTACGGACTGGCTGCGTCCGTGGCGGATCGGCGGGCCCCGGGTGGAGGCCGAGTTCCGCCCCTTCCACGTCCGGACCGCCAGGACGAGCCTGTGGGTGGTGTCCAACGACACGCACCAGTGCTTCGGGAGCTTCACGGGGCGCGCCCGCGCCGACGACGGCTCCTGGGTGGATCTCGACGGGCTCACCGGCTGGGCGGAGGAGGCCCGCGACCGGTGGTGAAGACGGTCCGTCCCGCCCCGCCCGTGAGCCGCGCGGCTCACGGGCGGGGCGGGACGGACCGGCTCAGCCGCTCTTGCGGCGGAACGACCGCCGGCCCGTCGCCGGGCCGTGCGTGGCGCGCACCTTGGACGCGTTCGGGTTGCCGACGGCCTCGGCCGCTTCCGCCTGGGCGCCGCGCTTGCGTGCCAGGGCCTCGCGGAACTTGCGCTTCAGGTCGTAGGCGCCGTCGTCGTCCGGCGTGACCGGGGACGTCGCGGCGGCCGGCTCCGAACCTTCCGTGGTGGGCGGTTCTGCGGTCATGGTGACCTCCTGGGTCCGGGGACGGGCGAGCACAGCTTGTCACGCCGGGCCCCGTACGCGTCGGGTATTTTCCGGCGCGGTGCCGCTCATCCGGTGCGGCGCGCCTGGACGGCACCGCGCGCCCCGGCGAACTCGCGTGCCTCGACGGGGCGCGTCCGCGGTATTGACGCCCGATGTTACAAGTCAATAGTTTCAGTATCTTCGTTGCACACCAGGGCCGTGTTCCACGTCTCCGTCGCCCCCGGTCCCTCGCTCGGCGAGCCGGTGGCCGCGTTGCCGACAGGAGGGATCAGCATGGGCCGTCACCGCAGGCTCGCCCGGATGCGGCAGATGGATCCGCAGCGGGACTTCGAGCAGATCTACCGCTGGATCACGCAGTACGAGTTCCCCCGCGACTACCTGCACGGCACGTCGGTCGCGTTCCTGCGCGACTACGGCGTCCCGCGCATCTCTCGACTGCTGGACCGCACGCAGGAGTTCGAGCGTGCCGGGCAGAAGCGCTACGACGACACGGTGCTGATCGCGTACGAGATGGTGCGCGACGGGATGGACTCGGAGCACGGGCGGGCCGCCGCCCGCCACCTCAACCGCATCCACGGCCGGTACCGCATCCCCAACGAGGACTTCCTGTACGTGCTGGCCACCACGGTGGTGGGGCCGAAGCGGTGGATCGACCGGTACGGGTGGCGGCCGTTGTGCGCGCAGGAGACCGAGAGCCTGGCGCTGGTGGGCCGGCGGATGGGCGAGATGATGGGCATCTCCTCGGTGCCCGGCACCTACGCGGAGTTCGAGCGGCTCCACGACGCCTACGAGCGGGAGATGTTCGCCTACGACCCCGCCAACCGCCGGGTCGCCGCGGCCACGTTACGCGTCATGGCGGCCTGGTACCCGGCCCCGCTGCGCCGGATCGCCGTACGGGCCACGCTGGCCGTGCTCGACGAACCGCTGCTGACGGCCCTCGGGTTCCGGCCGCAGCCGGCCTGGCTGCGGGCGGTCGCGCACCGGGCGCTGCGCCTGCGCGCCGCGGTCGTCCGGCTGCTGCCGGCCCGGCCGGAGCGGTTTCCGCGCCGCCCGAAGGCGCGCACCTATCCCTTCGGCTGGACCTTGGACGACCTGGGCCCGCACTGGGCGCGGTCCCGTCCGGCCCTGCCGCTGCCGGACGAGGGACCGCCGGGCGAGGAACCGCCGGACGAGAAGCCGCGCGACGCGGTCCCCGGGCCGTCGCGGCCGTCCGCCGTCCGAGCCCTTCGTGAGGAGACCCCATGACCGAGACCGTCCCGGCCGCCGCTCCACGCGCCTCCGCCACCACGTTCCCCACCCACTCCCCCGCGACCGGCGAGCGGCTCGCCGAGTACCCGGTGCACGGGCCGGAGGACGTCGCCCGTGCCGTGGCCCGCGCCCGCACCGTGCAGGCGGGGTGGGCGGCCCTGCCCGCGTCGCGCCGCCGTGACCTGCTGCTGCGCTGGAAGAAGACCCTCGCCGACGACCTGGACACGGTGGCCCGCACCATCGCGGAGGAGACCAGCAAGCCCGCCGGTGACGCCGCGCTGGAAGTGGTCCTCACGCTGGAGCACCTGGCGTGGGCCGCCCGCAACGCCCCCCGGGTGCTGGGCCGGAGAAGAGTGCGGACCGGGCTGTTCACGGTGCATCAGCGGGCCTCGCTGGTCCACCGTCCGCTGGGTGTCGTCGGCGTGATCGGCCCCTGGAACTACCCCCTCTACACCCCGATGGGCTCCATCGGGTACGCCCTCGCCGCGGGGAACGCGGTGGTGTTCAAGCCGTCGGAACTGACGCCGGGCACGGGAGTGCTGCTGGCGGAGCTGTTCGACTCCGCCGCGCCCGAGCACGCCGGGCTGCTCACCACGGTCACGGGGGCGGCGGCGACCGGGGACGCGCTGGCCCGCTCCGGGGTGGACAAGCTGGCGTTCACGGGGTCGCCGGGGACGGCGCGGAAGGTGATGGCGGTGTGCGCGGAGACGCTGACGCCGTTCCTCGCCGAGTGCGGCGGCAAGGACGCGGTGATCGTCACCGCCGACGCCGACCTGGACGCGGCCGCCGACGCGATCGTGTGGGGCGCGCTGAGCAACGCGGGGCAGACCTGCGCGGGCGTGGAGCGCGTCTACGCGGTGCGGGAGGTCCACGAGGAGCTGTGCGCACGGGTGGTGGAGCGGGCCGGGGCGCTGCCCACGGGTGCCGGCGCGGACGCCGCCTACGGGCCGATGACGCTGCCCGGCCAGACCGCCGTCGTCGAGCGGCACGTCAGCGGCGCCGTCGCGGCGGGCGGACGGGCGCTGCTCGGCGGGCCCGAGTCGGTGCGGGCGCCCTACGTCGCCCCGGTGGTGCTGACCGGTGTGCCGGAGGACGCGGCGGCGATGACGGAGGAGACGTTCGGGCCGGTCGTGGCGGTCAACGCGGTGGCGGGCGTGGACGAGGCCGTGGAGCGCGCCAACGCCTCCCGCTACGCCCTCGGGGCCGCGGTGTTCTGCGGCAGCGGGCGCACGGGGGCGGCGATCGCGGCGCGGCTGCGCGCGGGCGCGGTGTCGGTGAACTCGGTGCTGGGCTTCGCGGCGGTGCCCGCGCTGCCGTTCGGGGGGTCGCAGGACTCCGGGTTCGGGCGGATCCACGGCGCGGAGGGGCTGCGGGCGTTCACCTCCGTGCAGTCGATGACGGTCCAGCGGTTCGCCCCGGCGATCGCGCTGACCTCCTTCGCGGTCCCGGCGGCCACCCGCGAGCGCGCGGTGCGGCTGGCGCGTGCCCTGCACCGGCGGCGCTGAACGGAGCGGGGGCCTGCCCGTCGCCGCCGGGGCGGTCAGGCGTCCAGCAGCGGGGCCAGATAGCGCCGGGCGAAGGCCCGGGCCTGGTCCTCGTCCTCCATCTCGATGCAGCTCGACGGGTTGAGCAGGAAGGACACGGCGACCCGCACCATCAGCTCGGCGACCGGACGCGGGTCCTCGTCGGGCCGACCCTCCACCTGCTGCGCCCGGCGCAGATGCCCGGTCAGGTACTCGACGGTGGCCGACAGCGAGGAGCCGCCCTGCACGGTCAGGTACGGCAGCACCACCTCGGGTTCGAGCCGCAGCATGCCGCCGAGGAGCGGATGG from Streptomyces sp. DH-12 carries:
- a CDS encoding ABC transporter ATP-binding protein, producing MNERTDDVARPGQQDAPPAAATPGGPRQDLLPIASPRRTWALLRAELAGHRRLTAAAVAVTLLAGTTGLVAPWVLGGLVDDVRAGAGTDSLLSVVVTLVAAAVAAGVLTGLGAALVARLGETVLARIRARVLDRALHLPSAVLERAGTGDLLSRTGDDVAVVTAAVSAVVPQLVSALFTVALTGAGLFALDWRLGLAGLAAAPVYVLALRWYLPRSGPLYAEQRVATGARTQAMAASLNGASTVLAHRREAEHVARVDERSAEARDVSLTVFRLFTRFGSRLNLAELIGLTAVLVTGFLLVRADAVTVGAVTAATLYFHRLFNPIGFLVMQFDDVQEAGASLARLAGIATMSPPPEPEVPETPADASLELRGVTHAYDDRTVLRDVTLTVAPGERVALVGASGAGKTTLASVIAGVLKPTAGTVRLGGARLDRIGESRLGRHVALLSQELHVFHGTLLDNVRLGRPEADDEAVLAALDAVGALGWARALPDGPATRVGEGAHPLTAAQAGHVALARLALADPPVAVLDEATAEAGSAGARVLEEAAEAATRGRTTLLVAHRLTQAERADRILVLDQGAVVESGTHDELLAAGGRYAALWWSWTGLRSAAPDEPQPYVPAPR
- a CDS encoding ABC transporter ATP-binding protein, giving the protein MPGSPPQPRTPRAVFAAALRRHRGRLMAGWLLLALHQAAEATVPIAIGLVIDRAVATGDVTALLWSVAGLTVLFTVLAYAYRLGARQGMTALEREAHLLRVDVTRAALDPRGRRTDLRTGELLAIASSDAQRTALIIHAVSFAFAAFAAIAVSSVALLLIDVPLGLGVLAGVTFSVLLNGWVGPRLTRHSAALQEATGRVTALAADLLGGLRTLRGIGARGAASDRYRATGEEALEAGLRTATTTGLHRGVTTTSSGLFLAAVAGFAGWSALDGRLTVGQLVTVVGLAQFIAEPLNTLGFCGQLLAQARASARRWAGAVDAPPLTVPGTRDQAPGQADLTLRGVTHRTLDGLDLHAPHGQLTAVVAHDPRDADALLAVISGRAAGHGGEVLTGGVPAADLTLDARRRTVLVEEHDVALFEGTLRDNLTAGADHDDEAVAAAVTAAAADDIVAQHPAGLGHRVTERGGSLSGGQRQRLGVARALLASPPVLVLHDPTTAVDAVTEEAMAQGLADRRRGHCTVVVTSSPALLARADRVVVVEGGRAVRTGTHSELAASDPAYRKAVLR
- a CDS encoding DUF6215 domain-containing protein, with translation MLGLLVRLLPFWIREPLVILVGTVFGVRILHMALVDGEGWAPAVIGAAFLLVAVVRVRVVVHALRARRRPAPPVAAVTAPVAPAVRRPPGKEPNAFAQAALAIGLFAVIGGVLWIEGRLPESGATGASRAATCWSGDEDGKPPTAHRATSDAVTGEDLCRALNRPELPELLGTPTETATYASGTDATAPLTDGKVARPEARVEFDTYTVELSATYDELTVAQYANLTTYRNAPDLRKLTVLGRPALFTSDHMMRIQFDLGSGGGSGGPVGQGPLARTLTVALDGEDRGGSYGFTVWSETGALPDDRALLDIAEAVLPEIARGKRDRG
- a CDS encoding DUF6328 family protein is translated as MTMTEQPAKPMEKQSTCCARHDAHASWPGDEPPESARERVNRRWNEVLQETRVTQTGVQILFGFLLSVAFTPLFRELETLDRVIYVMTVVFGASATGSLIAPVSIHRFLSGQRMKDEVVEMAGRLMVCGMVLLALTIGCTLLLILRFVVPGVLAEVLVGGVMLWFALCWYVLPLRLRRRAARRARRDRT
- a CDS encoding DUF2804 domain-containing protein, with amino-acid sequence MTAEREITSPVDLCLPDGRLDPEAVGWTRRPLHRANLRGWGRVKRWEYWGIVTPSHIVGLVASSLDYAGTHGVYVLDRATGRELAGDAVTPLARGVRMPDRSGTGTASARGGGVTLEFVQHAEGTTISAAAPGVRLEAEAPLEPGHESLGVVVPWSERRFQYTLKDLGRPVHGRLTLGSREVAFDASGSFAVLDHGRGKWPYSMTWNWAAGCAPGRAVQLGGRWTDGTGATENALFVDGRLHKIGDELVWEYDRTDWLRPWRIGGPRVEAEFRPFHVRTARTSLWVVSNDTHQCFGSFTGRARADDGSWVDLDGLTGWAEEARDRW
- a CDS encoding DUF5302 domain-containing protein — protein: MTAEPPTTEGSEPAAATSPVTPDDDGAYDLKRKFREALARKRGAQAEAAEAVGNPNASKVRATHGPATGRRSFRRKSG
- a CDS encoding oxygenase MpaB family protein gives rise to the protein MGRHRRLARMRQMDPQRDFEQIYRWITQYEFPRDYLHGTSVAFLRDYGVPRISRLLDRTQEFERAGQKRYDDTVLIAYEMVRDGMDSEHGRAAARHLNRIHGRYRIPNEDFLYVLATTVVGPKRWIDRYGWRPLCAQETESLALVGRRMGEMMGISSVPGTYAEFERLHDAYEREMFAYDPANRRVAAATLRVMAAWYPAPLRRIAVRATLAVLDEPLLTALGFRPQPAWLRAVAHRALRLRAAVVRLLPARPERFPRRPKARTYPFGWTLDDLGPHWARSRPALPLPDEGPPGEEPPDEKPRDAVPGPSRPSAVRALREETP
- a CDS encoding aldehyde dehydrogenase family protein; the encoded protein is MTETVPAAAPRASATTFPTHSPATGERLAEYPVHGPEDVARAVARARTVQAGWAALPASRRRDLLLRWKKTLADDLDTVARTIAEETSKPAGDAALEVVLTLEHLAWAARNAPRVLGRRRVRTGLFTVHQRASLVHRPLGVVGVIGPWNYPLYTPMGSIGYALAAGNAVVFKPSELTPGTGVLLAELFDSAAPEHAGLLTTVTGAAATGDALARSGVDKLAFTGSPGTARKVMAVCAETLTPFLAECGGKDAVIVTADADLDAAADAIVWGALSNAGQTCAGVERVYAVREVHEELCARVVERAGALPTGAGADAAYGPMTLPGQTAVVERHVSGAVAAGGRALLGGPESVRAPYVAPVVLTGVPEDAAAMTEETFGPVVAVNAVAGVDEAVERANASRYALGAAVFCGSGRTGAAIAARLRAGAVSVNSVLGFAAVPALPFGGSQDSGFGRIHGAEGLRAFTSVQSMTVQRFAPAIALTSFAVPAATRERAVRLARALHRRR